One window of Nymphaea colorata isolate Beijing-Zhang1983 chromosome 1, ASM883128v2, whole genome shotgun sequence genomic DNA carries:
- the LOC116245802 gene encoding derlin-2.2-like: MAQAVEDWYKQMPIITRSYLTAAIVTTVGCSLEIISPYNLYLNPSRIVKQYEFWRLVTNFFYFRKMDLDFLFHMFFLARYCKLLEENSFRGRTADFFYMLLFGASVLTGIVLVGGMIPYVSESFARIFFLSNSLTFMMVYVWSKRNPFIPMSFLGLFTFTAAYLPWVLLGFSILVGSSPWIDLLGMAAGHAYYFLEDVYPRMTGRRPLRTPSVIKSLFSDENVVVARAANVRFAVPVPENHED, from the exons ATGGCTCAGGCAGTGGAGGATTGGTACAAGCAGATGCCTATTATCACCCGCTCCTATCTCACGGCCGCCATCGTCACCACTGTTGGGTGCTCGCTTGAG ATTATATCCCCGTATAATTTGTACCTGAATCCCAGCCGGATCGTTAAACAATACGAGTTTTGGCGCCTTGTTACGAATTTCTTTTACTTCCGCAAGATGG ACTTGGACTTCCTTTTCCACATGTTTTTCCTTGCTCGATATTGCAAACTTCTTGAAGAAAATTCATTCAGGGGACGGACGGCTGATTTCTTTTATATGCTGTTATTTGGTGCTTCTGTCTTGACTGGAATTGTACTGGTCGGTGGCATGATACCTTACGTGTCTGAATCTTTTGCAAGAATTTTCTTCCTCAGCAATTCCTTGACATTCATGATG GTGTATGTATGGAGCAAGAGGAATCCGTTTATTCCCATGAGTTTCTTGGGCCTTTTTACATTTACAGCTGCTTATCTGCCCTGG GTTCTTCTAGGCTTCTCCATACTTGTGGGCAGCAGTCCGTGGATTGATCTTCTG GGTATGGCAGCTGGTCATGCATATTACTTTCTTGAAGATGTGTACCCCCGGATGACTGGCCGGCGGCCACTTCGAACCCCTTCTGTCATCAAGTCGCTTTTCTCTGACGAGAATGTTGTTGTAGCACGGGCTGCAAATGTGAGATTTGCTGTCCCCGTTccagaaaatcatgaagattgA
- the LOC116245944 gene encoding pentatricopeptide repeat-containing protein At1g61870, mitochondrial-like — MFSTRSRRIPLVFLRHLSSALPAASILNPQSLPFLTSRQKSRNALALLKSEEDPDRIVEIARAASLSTQSHLDRISLSIAVSKLAASRSFDTLHKFLEEQKNRPDCRDERFVNKVIILYGKSGMLHESVRTFEQMDKLGLRRTVRSLNALLSAAVASKNHEEVGRIFTEFPKAFTIKPDLDTYNTVIKSQCDSGNSMSAYSILDEMDKNKVHPNEISYGTLMAGLYAEERFDEIAKVLDLMKKKGCSPSLTTTNFRLKSLCKLGKSVEAKALLDGIRSRGILPDVFAFYNLIYGFCKEGNLEEAKSIFFEMGKKKNPAPSSECYFTLIYYLCESGDFSCAFDLCNKCMERGWVPNFTTVKSLVNGLARNERAEEARGVVEKVKEKFPGKVNMWMEVEEMLH; from the coding sequence ATGTTTTCCACTCGTTCCCGACGAATTCCCCTCGTCTTCCTTCGCCATTTGAGCTCAGCATTACCCGCCGCCTCCATTTTGAACCCCCAAAGCCTTCCGTTTCTCACCTCCAGGCAGAAGTCCCGAAATGCCCTCGCGCTTCTGAAGTCCGAGGAGGACCCTGATCGCATTGTTGAGATCGCCCGGGCCGCATCTCTTTCTACTCAGTCCCACCTGGACCGCATCTCCTTGTCTATTGCCGTCTCCAAGCTCGCGGCCTCTCGGTCCTTCGACACCCTGCACAAGTTCCTTGAGGAGCAGAAGAATCGGCCTGACTGCCGTGATGAGAGATTTGTCAACAAGGTGATCATCCTCTATGGTAAATCTGGTATGCTTCACGAATCAGTCCGGACCTTCGAGCAGATGGACAAGCTGGGCCTTCGCCGCACTGTGAGATCCCTCAACGCCCTTCTCTCTGCTGCCGTCGCCTCCAAGAACCACGAAGAGGTTGGTAGGATCTTCACTGAATTTCCCAAAGCTTTCACTATCAAGCCGGATTTGGACACGTATAATACAGTGATCAAGTCACAGTGTGATTCTGGTAATTCCATGTCTGCTTACTCGATACTGGACGAGATGGATAAGAACAAGGTCCACCCGAATGAGATCTCATATGGGACGTTGATGGCTGGGCTGTACGCAGAGGAACGATTCGATGAGATTGCGAAAGTTCTGgatttgatgaagaagaagggatgCAGTCCGAGCTTGACCACAACCAACTTCCGCCTCAAGAGTCTCTGTAAACTGGGGAAGTCAGTGGAGGCGAAGGCATTACTTGATGGGATAAGATCGAGGGGGATTCTTCCGGACGTGTTTGCGTTCTATAATCTGATTTATGGATTCTGTAAGGAAGGTAACCTCGAAGAAGCAAAGAGTATCTTCTTTGagatggggaagaagaagaaccctGCTCCAAGCAGCGAATGCTATTTCACATTGATATATTACTTGTGCGAGAGTGGGGACTTCAGTTGCGCATTTGATCTTTGTAACAAGTGCATGGAGCGTGGATGGGTGCCAAACTTTACTACCGTGAAGTCTTTGGTGAATGGGCTTGCGAGGAATGAAAGGGCGGAGGAGGCGCGTGGAGTTGTGGAGAAGGTAAAAGAGAAGTTTCCTGGTAAAGTAAACATGTGGATGGAAGTGGAGGAAATGCTACACTAG